A window from Culex pipiens pallens isolate TS chromosome 3, TS_CPP_V2, whole genome shotgun sequence encodes these proteins:
- the LOC120421399 gene encoding UDP-glucosyltransferase 2-like — protein sequence MAVNVLIKALLAFALLVKCIDSAKILAIFPVPFKEHQLGYRPLIERLANVGHDITLLTTDPIDMRLAGNGSLVKRIEQIDLSFVYDLPILEELNAVGLDERDMLRNVFNVMRKISEAELQHPSVQELIRGAGKFDVVMVEWSGVSLMNAFAHHFKAPLVGIINAGAYINAHEALGNPNHPIGYPSIFMPFTEDLNLLQRISSVFFTIWFRFYYYTEEVPLQNAIANKNFGAQLPDLFEIERQADLLLINAYQALGNVRPVGPTTLYLGGIHRKSAADLAAGGLSEDLQYFLEHSPEPIVYINLDLDAVADHYRLEKIVRALESLGATIVWNWNQGQFVNTTTRIYQSYDLPQEDILAHPKVKLFITSGGQRNIEDAIHHRVPVLGVSYSSSLEHYLRQVAKYEAGIISLIDFETQATFTDKLQDAFGLEIYQSHMNALNRLLADQPMSSLERAVWWIEYVARQGGTKHLRTPQLSWFQYLMLDVTLTVAFFTSLAGLAVAYVVCRAVRYSRSLPIEMVTRGSRKCKKL from the exons ATGGCCGTGAACGTGCTGATCAAGGCATTGCTTGCCTTTGCACTGTTGGTTAAGTGCATAGACAGTGCCAAAATTTTGGCTATTTTTCCGGTGCCATTTAAGGAGCACCAACTGGGTTATAGGCCTTTGATAGAGCGGCTGGCAAACGTGGGCCATGACATCACGCTACTTACGACGGATCCAATCGATATGCGATTGGCTGGAAATGGCTCGTTGGTGAAACGGATCGAGCAGATCGATCTGAGCTTCGTGTACGATCTGCCCATTCTGGAGGAGCTTAACGCGGTCGGTTTGGACGAGAGGGACATGCTGAGGAATGTTTTTAACGTGATGAGGAAGATATCGGAAGCGGAGCTGCAGCATCCGTCCGTCCAGGAGCTGATCCGAGGCGCAGGGAAGTTCGATGTCGTCATGGTTGAGTGGTCCGGAGTGAGTTTGATGAACGCCTTCGCGCATCACTTCAAGGCTCCACTGGTGGGCATCATCAACGCAGGGGCGTACATCAACGCCCACGAAGCGCTCGGCAATCCCAACCACCCTATTGGATATCCGAGCATCTTTATGCCGTTCACCGAAGACCTGAACCTGCTGCAGCGCATCTCCAGCGTGTTCTTCACCATCTGGTTCCG ATTCTACTACTACACCGAGGAAGTCCCCCTGCAAAACGCTATCGCCAACAAGAACTTTGGCGCCCAACTCCCCGACTTGTTCGAGATTGAACGTCAGGCCGACCTGCTGCTGATCAACGCGTACCAAGCCCTCGGCAATGTACGCCCGGTGGGACCGACCACGCTCTACCTCGGTGGAATCCACCGCAAATCGGCCGCTGATCTGGCCGCCGGTGGCCTTTCCGAGGATCTGCAGTACTTCCTGGAGCACTCGCCGGAACCGATCGTGTACATCAACCTGGATCTGGACGCCGTCGCGGACCACTACCGGCTGGAGAAGATCGTCCGGGCGCTGGAAAGCCTCGGCGCGACCATTGTCTGGAACTGGAACCAGGGCCAGTTCGTGAACACCACCACCAGGATCTACCAGTCGTACGATCTGCCCCAGGAGGATATCCTCG CGCACCCCAAGGTGAAACTGTTCATCACCAGTGGCGGTCAGCGGAACATCGAGGATGCCATCCACCATCGGGTTCCGGTGCTGGGAGTCAGCTATTCTAGCTCGCTGGAGCACTATCTGAGACAGGTGGCCAAGTACGAGGCTGGAATTATATCGTTAATCGACTTTGAAACCCAGGCGACCTTTACCGACAAGTTGCAGGATGCGTTCGGGCTTGAGAT CTACCAATCCCACATGAACGCGCTGAATCGTCTGCTAGCGGATCAACCGATGAGCTCGCTGGAACGGGCCGTCTGGTGGATCGAGTACGTAGCCCGCCAAGGTGGTACCAAGCACCTGCGCACGCCCCAGCTGTCCTGGTTCCAGTACCTGATGCTGGACGTAACGCTAACCGTGGCGTTCTTCACCAGCCTGGCCGGACTGGCCGTTGCCTACGTCGTGTGTCGGGCGGTGCGTTACTCGCGGAGCTTACCGATCGAAATGGTAACGCGGGGCAGCCGAAAGTGTAAGAAGCTGTGA